The Burkholderia sp. PAMC 26561 genome includes the window AAATGCTATATGCGGGAATCGACTACGGGCGCGTCTTCGGACCGAATACGGCATTTCTCGCAGGGACACAACTGGCGGGTGCGGTGATCGGCATTCGAGGTGGCCTGCCTGCACGCGTCGTCGGCCTCTCGTATGACCTGTTTGTCGGAACACCGCTCTACAAGCCCAGCGGATTCCCTACCTCGCGTGTGACGGTCGGCATGCAGGCCATCGCCCAATTCTAAGAAAATTCGATATGGTGAATCATCCATACAGACGCCGATACCTGCGCGTTAGGCTTGATCCGGTCACAACTAAGATGAGCGAACGCGTAGCAGATCTTCACGGTCTGGAGGGCGAACGAAAAGAAGACAGGCACTGTGGTGAAGCGACTAATCCCAATCACGAGCACCCCGTGAAGTACGAACTACGTGAAACAGCCAAGCCGGTCATCGTAAAACGCAAACGGCGCTGGTCGGTGTTAGAAACGCCCAATTCCAGTAATGAGGCAACGTGATACCAGTGATACTAGGGCGTGTGGACAATCATCGGGGAGAGGGCTGTTAACTTGTAAGGGAAGTTGTTTATATCCTGTCTTTTGCGGAAAACAGGATGGCAAGACTGATGCTCAGCGATGACCAACACGAGCGGATCGCCCCTTTGCTGCCAAGCAGGCCTACCGATCCTGGTCGGACCGCAGGAGCTAATCGGCTGTCTGTTGAGGCCGTGCCATGAATCGCACGCACTGGCAGCCCATGGAGTGATTTCCCGCCTGATTTCGGACCGTGGAATAGCGTGTACCAACGTTTTGCAAGATGGTCTCGGGCGCAAATATGGCATGCGGTACTCGCCAAGCTTGCAGGCACCGCTGACCTTGAAGAAGTCTTCATCGACAGTACGACAGTCCGGCTGCCGACAAAGCCTACGATTCGAACGCAATCCTGCAGCATCTAAAATCGGCAGGCATTCAAGCTGTTACCCCAGTCGCACGAATCGTCTTGAACACCGTCCTTTGGATGGACATTTGTATGCCTCTCGAAATCTGGTCGAACTGTTTTTTGTCGCATCAAACAATTCCGCCGCATGGCTACTCGCTACGACAAGCTCTCCGAACGCTTCTCATCATTCGTAGCGCTCTCCGCTGCTTTCATCTGGACCTGCTGATTCGCAACACGCCCTAGCCTGAACCCGCGATATGTCTCGAAATTTTGCCCTAGCCGCGCGCCGCGCTTCGCTGCACTATGTCGGTTCGACAAACAGAACGGCAGGGCAGCAGCATGACCACGATGCGAACCATAGGCATGATCGGCGGGATGAGTTGGGAATCGACCGCTGAATATTATCGGCTGATCAACCAGGATGTGCGCACCCGGCTCGGCGGACTGAACTCGGCGCAAGTGCTGCTCCATAGCGTGAATTTCGCGCCTATTGAAGGCCTTCAACGCGACGGACAATGGAAAATTGCAGGCATCCGGCTCAGCGAGGCCGCGCGCCATCT containing:
- a CDS encoding transposase, with amino-acid sequence MARTGSPWSDFPPDFGPWNSVYQRFARWSRAQIWHAVLAKLAGTADLEEVFIDSTTVRLPTKPTIRTQSCSI